A genomic segment from Streptosporangium roseum DSM 43021 encodes:
- a CDS encoding carboxymuconolactone decarboxylase family protein: MSRIEPLNPPYPPSVEQALRRWMPPGVPYEPLTLFRVLHRNPEPASRMFVLGAGLLGHGLLPAVDREIAIARVSARAGCGYEWGVHAATLARQAGLSPEQLRATAVAGIDASWLPRHAALLNAVDELHETARLSQPAWDALRIHYEDAQLLEFLVLTGWYRTISHLANGLLLQEESWATPFPAPHGRDRR; this comes from the coding sequence ATGTCGCGCATCGAGCCGCTCAACCCGCCCTATCCCCCCTCCGTCGAGCAGGCGCTGCGCCGCTGGATGCCACCCGGCGTGCCATACGAGCCGCTCACGTTGTTCCGGGTGCTGCATCGCAATCCGGAGCCGGCTTCGCGGATGTTCGTACTCGGGGCCGGGCTGCTGGGCCACGGGCTCCTGCCGGCCGTGGACCGGGAGATCGCCATCGCCCGGGTGAGCGCCCGCGCCGGCTGCGGCTACGAGTGGGGCGTGCACGCCGCAACCCTCGCCCGGCAGGCCGGGCTCAGCCCGGAGCAACTGCGCGCGACCGCCGTTGCGGGCATCGACGCCTCGTGGCTGCCGCGCCATGCGGCACTGCTCAACGCGGTCGACGAACTGCACGAGACCGCGCGGCTGTCACAGCCTGCCTGGGACGCCCTGCGTATCCATTACGAGGACGCGCAGCTGCTCGAATTCCTCGTACTGACCGGCTGGTATCGGACCATCAGCCACCTGGCGAACGGACTCCTCCTGCAGGAGGAGTCCTGGGCCACTCCCTTCCCGGCGCCTCACGGAAGGGACCGTCGATGA
- a CDS encoding aminotransferase class IV family protein has translation MSEPVVQRNGRAATADDLTPLAFAGYAHFTAMQVRGGRVRGLDLHLERLRSASVELFGRALPDDRVRSHLRAALEAGPADLSLTATVYSPAGEFTVAGADVEPEVLVRTGPASSGPEGPLALATVEHERVLPAVKHVGEVAKTYFLRQAVAQGFDDAAFVDRRGRFSEASIWNLAFWDGAAVVWPVAEMLGGTTMGIVRRQLDRLGIPQREQEVRAADLPSLAGAVVMNSWTPGVAVHRIGSVPLPEAPSFVEALHRAYQAEPLTSP, from the coding sequence ATGTCCGAACCTGTCGTTCAACGTAACGGTCGGGCGGCGACCGCTGACGATCTGACACCGCTCGCCTTCGCGGGCTATGCCCACTTCACCGCCATGCAGGTCCGCGGGGGCCGGGTCCGGGGTCTCGACCTGCATCTGGAGCGGCTGCGGTCCGCCTCGGTGGAGCTGTTCGGTCGGGCGTTGCCCGACGATCGGGTGCGGTCCCATCTGCGGGCGGCACTGGAGGCCGGTCCGGCCGACCTCTCGCTGACGGCCACGGTGTACTCACCGGCGGGCGAGTTCACCGTGGCCGGCGCCGATGTGGAGCCCGAGGTGCTGGTCCGTACCGGACCGGCGTCGTCCGGCCCGGAAGGCCCGCTGGCGCTTGCGACGGTCGAGCACGAACGGGTCCTCCCGGCCGTCAAGCACGTCGGCGAGGTGGCCAAGACGTATTTCCTCCGCCAGGCCGTTGCGCAAGGCTTCGACGACGCTGCCTTCGTCGACCGCCGGGGCCGGTTCAGCGAGGCGTCGATCTGGAATCTGGCCTTCTGGGACGGCGCCGCGGTGGTGTGGCCCGTGGCCGAGATGCTGGGCGGGACCACGATGGGCATCGTCCGCCGGCAGCTGGATCGCCTCGGGATCCCCCAGCGCGAGCAGGAGGTCAGGGCCGCAGACCTGCCGTCGCTGGCCGGGGCCGTGGTCATGAACTCATGGACGCCGGGGGTGGCCGTACACCGGATCGGCTCCGTGCCCCTGCCCGAGGCGCCGTCCTTCGTGGAGGCGCTTCACCGCGCCTACCAGGCCGAACCACTCACCTCGCCGTGA
- a CDS encoding winged helix-turn-helix transcriptional regulator, translated as MEARAPRPGTPVRGSESGRPVMAVLDLLGRRWTMRILWELSQAPAGFRELQRRCERMSSSVLSTRLDELTGSRLVTSHDGGYRLTRLGEDLVEALVPLNAWSRRWAREAGGGTAE; from the coding sequence ATGGAAGCCAGAGCACCTCGGCCGGGTACGCCGGTACGGGGATCGGAGTCGGGCCGCCCGGTCATGGCCGTCCTCGATCTGCTCGGGCGGCGCTGGACGATGCGCATCCTGTGGGAGCTGAGCCAGGCCCCGGCCGGCTTCCGCGAGCTGCAGCGCCGATGCGAGCGCATGTCCTCCAGCGTGCTCAGCACCCGGCTCGACGAGCTGACAGGCTCCCGGCTGGTCACCTCGCACGACGGCGGTTACCGCCTCACCAGGCTCGGCGAGGACCTCGTCGAGGCGCTCGTGCCGCTGAACGCCTGGAGCCGGCGATGGGCCAGGGAGGCGGGCGGCGGCACCGCGGAATGA
- a CDS encoding TetR/AcrR family transcriptional regulator, giving the protein MSDDLRDLPLRERKKLRTRRALAETALRLFTECGYDATTLDDLCDAVEVSKRTFFRNYRSKEDVALAADSDLWSAYLDYVAAQEMNGPLIEALRMALDATLGAMDLDWDRRFLAARELSEAVPALQAHSLGYCQDTTRALVEAVSGRSGTDIDEVRLRLTVEIFVAAWRTASLRWTAQGGHGGREALTKLVEETFAEIPAALTSSA; this is encoded by the coding sequence GTGAGTGATGACCTGCGCGACCTGCCGCTCCGAGAACGCAAGAAGCTGCGCACTCGCCGGGCCCTGGCCGAGACCGCACTCCGCCTGTTCACCGAATGTGGATACGACGCCACCACGCTGGACGACCTGTGCGATGCCGTAGAGGTGTCCAAGCGCACCTTCTTCCGCAACTACCGGTCCAAGGAGGACGTCGCGCTCGCCGCTGACAGCGACCTGTGGTCGGCCTACCTGGACTATGTGGCCGCCCAGGAGATGAACGGCCCGCTGATCGAGGCTCTCCGCATGGCACTGGACGCCACCCTGGGCGCCATGGACCTCGACTGGGATCGCCGCTTCCTGGCCGCCCGCGAGCTGTCGGAGGCCGTCCCCGCCCTGCAGGCACACAGTCTGGGCTACTGTCAGGACACCACCCGGGCCCTGGTCGAGGCGGTAAGCGGCCGTTCCGGTACCGACATCGACGAGGTGCGTCTCCGCCTGACCGTGGAAATCTTCGTGGCCGCCTGGCGGACAGCTTCCCTGCGCTGGACTGCGCAAGGCGGCCATGGCGGCCGCGAGGCCTTGACGAAACTGGTTGAAGAAACCTTCGCCGAGATCCCCGCCGCGCTCACGTCCTCTGCCTAG
- a CDS encoding sigma factor — protein MFRRQSGALLGGHVRPLRRRGSAEDAVQDALVEAVRVWPDGPPRDPKGWLVTVAWRKFLDAARADASRRQREVHVEGEPMPGQGEMVDDTLQLYFLCAHPSLTPASAVALTLRAVGGLTRRQIAQAYLVPEATMAQRISRAKRTVSGVRFNQPGDVATVLYDELVRLTDSPVARLNRAVAVGEADGPRAGLAALAGLGPALPRHAAVAAYLHERDSDPVTAARLYAEAARSAPSLPERDHLTRQAARLNAQLRS, from the coding sequence CTGTTTCGTCGACAGTCAGGCGCTCTCCTCGGAGGGCACGTTCGTCCGCTACGACGGCGAGGGTCGGCCGAGGACGCCGTGCAGGACGCCCTGGTCGAGGCCGTGCGCGTGTGGCCGGACGGCCCGCCGCGGGACCCCAAGGGCTGGCTGGTCACCGTGGCCTGGCGTAAGTTCCTCGACGCCGCCCGCGCCGATGCCTCCCGACGGCAGCGCGAGGTACACGTCGAGGGCGAGCCCATGCCCGGCCAGGGCGAGATGGTGGACGACACGCTCCAGCTGTACTTCCTGTGCGCGCACCCGTCCCTGACACCGGCTTCGGCCGTCGCGCTCACGCTGCGCGCGGTCGGTGGCCTGACCAGGCGTCAGATCGCGCAGGCCTACCTCGTGCCGGAGGCGACCATGGCCCAGCGGATCAGCAGGGCCAAGCGGACCGTCTCGGGCGTCCGGTTCAACCAGCCCGGTGACGTCGCCACGGTGCTGTACGACGAACTGGTGCGCCTCACCGACAGTCCGGTGGCCCGCCTCAACCGGGCCGTCGCGGTCGGCGAGGCCGACGGCCCGCGGGCCGGCCTGGCCGCCCTAGCAGGGCTCGGCCCCGCCCTGCCCCGCCACGCCGCCGTCGCGGCGTACCTGCACGAGCGTGACAGTGACCCGGTGACCGCAGCACGGCTCTACGCCGAAGCCGCCCGATCGGCGCCCAGCCTCCCCGAACGCGACCACCTCACGCGACAGGCCGCACGGCTCAACGCGCAGCTGCGCAGTTGA
- a CDS encoding TetR/AcrR family transcriptional regulator, which yields MSPRRPERRSEESARAIVRAALELCREVGYGKLSIEGIAARAGVGKNTIYRWWPSKSAVLLDGLLSVMTVDASFPDSGDVTADFRTQITAATGTIFRPDTGPHYAALIGEAQQDPELARALWDRLISHLTSAATQRIQSAQRRGQIRPDLAPDLVIELLYGPVYYHWLIRQQPADADHIHMIVDTVLAGLAPANTRPDAPPTGNSRPHPQ from the coding sequence ATGTCACCCCGACGCCCCGAACGCCGCAGCGAGGAATCAGCCAGAGCCATCGTCCGAGCCGCCCTGGAACTGTGCCGGGAGGTCGGCTACGGCAAACTCAGCATCGAAGGCATCGCCGCCCGCGCCGGAGTCGGCAAGAACACCATCTACCGGTGGTGGCCCTCCAAGTCCGCCGTCCTGCTGGACGGACTGTTGTCCGTCATGACCGTGGACGCCTCCTTCCCCGACAGCGGAGACGTGACCGCCGACTTCAGAACGCAGATCACGGCCGCCACCGGCACCATCTTCCGCCCCGACACCGGCCCTCACTACGCCGCCCTGATCGGTGAGGCCCAGCAGGACCCCGAACTCGCGCGGGCCCTGTGGGACCGCCTCATCAGCCACCTGACGAGCGCCGCCACCCAACGCATCCAGAGCGCGCAACGCCGAGGCCAAATCCGCCCCGACCTCGCCCCTGACCTCGTCATCGAACTGCTTTACGGCCCTGTCTACTACCACTGGCTCATACGCCAGCAGCCCGCCGACGCGGATCACATCCACATGATCGTCGACACTGTCCTCGCCGGCCTCGCCCCGGCGAACACCCGCCCAGACGCTCCTCCCACCGGCAACAGCCGCCCGCACCCACAGTAG
- a CDS encoding alpha/beta fold hydrolase: MPFATTKDGAKLSYQVSGDGYPLMLLPGQSNNHHWWDNVRPDFEDAYRTITFDYRGTGDSDKPDEPYTTRGFALDALAVLDELGVERAHVYGTSMGGRVAQWLAADHSERLAALVLGCTSPGGVHGVERSQQVRRSLALRDRAAAERALLELMYTPEWLATHPGPYGTIGDPNMPAHARRRHFAASANHDSWDVLPGIVASTLVIHGADDVFNPAANAPLLAGRIPGARLNLIPGARHAYFEEFREVAGRVVLDFLAGVAG, translated from the coding sequence GTGCCCTTTGCGACGACAAAGGACGGCGCGAAGCTGTCCTACCAGGTAAGCGGCGACGGATACCCGCTCATGCTGCTCCCCGGCCAGTCCAACAACCACCACTGGTGGGACAACGTGCGGCCGGACTTCGAGGATGCCTACCGGACCATAACCTTCGACTACCGCGGTACCGGGGACAGTGACAAGCCCGACGAGCCTTACACGACGCGTGGGTTCGCCCTCGATGCGCTGGCCGTACTCGATGAGCTCGGTGTGGAGCGCGCGCATGTCTATGGCACTTCCATGGGGGGCCGGGTCGCTCAGTGGCTGGCCGCCGACCATTCGGAGCGGCTGGCGGCGCTCGTGTTGGGGTGTACGTCTCCCGGAGGCGTCCACGGGGTGGAGCGAAGTCAGCAGGTGCGCCGCTCGCTGGCCCTGCGTGACCGGGCCGCCGCCGAGCGGGCGCTGCTCGAGCTGATGTACACCCCGGAGTGGCTCGCCACCCACCCGGGCCCGTATGGCACGATCGGCGATCCCAATATGCCCGCCCACGCCCGTCGCCGCCATTTCGCCGCCAGCGCGAATCATGACAGCTGGGATGTCCTTCCCGGTATCGTCGCGTCCACCCTCGTGATTCACGGCGCCGACGACGTCTTCAACCCAGCCGCCAACGCGCCGCTGCTGGCCGGCCGCATTCCTGGAGCGCGACTGAACCTCATCCCGGGTGCACGACACGCCTACTTCGAGGAGTTCCGCGAGGTCGCCGGCCGGGTGGTCCTCGATTTCCTTGCCGGCGTGGCCGGCTGA
- a CDS encoding PhzF family phenazine biosynthesis protein, with protein sequence MNGYGLPVAIVHACLRDGRGGSPTAVMEEAPLTDDQRRRIPVLMGTSHAVFGHAHHGRAEDPTVSLRFFTAEGELPACGHGTLAALAFLAERSGVEDYRATLHAPGRTFAGRAVREDNRVSAVFDAGPVSLREPTAIECDLVLRALGVTSDTLAPGARVAAMGRPRLLIPVTTRSALAALVPDLARLRAACDRLGLLGCYVYSTPTHIGQAAARMFAPSIGVAEDIANANSTACLAVHLAGQGVTDLTVDMGDSLRTPSTITTTTRHGQSGPLVQLGGAAKITRIVRLP encoded by the coding sequence ATGAACGGGTACGGCCTGCCCGTCGCGATCGTCCACGCGTGCCTGCGCGACGGCAGGGGCGGCAGCCCCACCGCGGTCATGGAGGAAGCGCCCCTGACCGACGACCAGCGCCGCCGCATACCGGTCCTGATGGGAACCTCTCACGCGGTCTTCGGCCACGCTCACCACGGCCGAGCTGAAGATCCCACGGTTTCCCTGCGCTTCTTCACCGCCGAGGGAGAGCTGCCCGCGTGCGGCCACGGGACCCTCGCCGCCCTGGCCTTCCTCGCCGAGCGCTCCGGGGTCGAGGACTACCGGGCAACCCTCCACGCGCCGGGGCGCACCTTCGCCGGCCGGGCCGTACGGGAGGACAACCGGGTCAGCGCCGTCTTCGACGCCGGGCCCGTCAGCCTGCGCGAGCCCACCGCGATCGAGTGCGACCTCGTTCTGCGCGCCCTTGGCGTCACCTCCGACACGCTCGCCCCCGGCGCCCGCGTCGCCGCGATGGGGCGGCCGCGGCTGCTGATCCCCGTCACCACGCGCTCCGCGCTGGCCGCGCTGGTCCCGGATCTCGCACGGCTCCGCGCCGCCTGCGACCGGCTCGGTCTTCTGGGCTGCTACGTCTACTCCACTCCGACACACATCGGACAGGCCGCGGCCCGCATGTTCGCCCCATCGATCGGTGTCGCGGAGGACATCGCCAACGCCAACAGCACCGCCTGCCTCGCCGTACACCTGGCTGGTCAGGGCGTCACCGACCTCACCGTCGACATGGGCGACTCCCTCCGCACCCCTTCCACGATCACCACCACCACCCGGCACGGCCAGTCGGGCCCGCTGGTCCAGCTGGGCGGCGCCGCGAAGATCACCCGCATCGTCCGCCTGCCGTAA